A genomic window from Lotus japonicus ecotype B-129 chromosome 1, LjGifu_v1.2 includes:
- the LOC130732056 gene encoding citrate-binding protein-like: MVQLLPILHLTILSLIIYQPSLASGADNPTKGFARVHLDSSNFIVEKPYDVAVDERYSFINGVHRFWVYSTDKPHMPSSNTKPRTEIRITGHNYTSGVWQFEGYGYVPSGTTGVCIMQMFGGTSSATTLQLRVYNGSLTYYRSPVMAENIYDRWFKVNAIHDVGASSVKVYINGVLKYEGADRGAGTHYFKFGVYEQNDPSDYMESQWKNIKVFKKEKHDISPTPQPQPQLER; this comes from the exons ATGGTGCAGCTGTTACCAATTTTGCATCTTACCATTTTGTCATTGATCATCTACCAACCTTCCCTGGCCTCAGGTGCTGACAATCCCACAAAAGGGTTCGCCCGGGTTCACTTAGACAGCTCAAATTTTATAGTCGAAAAGCCTTACGATGTTGCAGTGGACGAACGTTACAGCTTCATAAATGGGGTGCACAGGTTTTGGGTATACTCCACGGACAAGCCTCACATGCCTAGCAGCAATACAAAGCCACGAACTGAGATTCGTATCACT GGACACAATTATACATCTGGTGTGTGGCAATTTGAAGGGTATGGTTATGTGCCTAGTGGCACAACCGGGGTGTGCATTATGCAAATGTTCGGTGGAACCTCCTCTGCGACAACCTTGCAACTTAGGGTCTACAATGGTTCTCTCACTTATTATAGGTCCCCTGTTATGGCTGAGAACATCTACGATAGGTGGTTCAAGGTGAATGCGATTCATGATGTGGGTGCCTCTAGTGTTAAGGTTTACATTAATGGGGTGCTTAAGTACGAAGGTGCTGATCGTGGAGCCGGAACGCACTACTTCAAGTTTGGGGTTTACGAACAAAATGATCCTTCCGACTACATGGAATCTCAGTGGAAAAATATCAAAgtttttaaaaaggaaaaacatgACATTTCACCCACaccccaaccccaaccccaacTAGAGAGATAA
- the LOC130711925 gene encoding 3-methyl-2-oxobutanoate hydroxymethyltransferase 2, mitochondrial-like — translation MACIVAKLRATTQCSSLLRRIQSMSNIPENTVYSGPISQNSNQRVTLSQLRQKHKKSEPISMVTAYDYPSAVHVDMAGIDICLVGDSAAMVVHGYDTTLPITIDEMLVHCRAVARGAKTPLLVGDLPFGTYECSPNQAVDAAVRILKEGGMDAIKLEGGSPSRIVAAKAIVEAGIAVMGHVGLTPQAISVLGGFRPQGRNVASAVKVVETALALQEAGCFSVVLECVPAPVAAAATAALQIPTIGIGAGPFCSGQVLVYHDLLGMLQHPHHAKVTPKFCKQYARVGDVITKALVEYKEDVINGSFPDAQHSPYKISETDANGFLNELQRLGFDKAASAVSDAVQKMVTNKSIGERNSTK, via the exons ATGGCGTGCATCGTAGCTAAACTCAGAGCAACAACCCAATGCTCCTCTCTTCTGAGGCGCATTCAGAGCATGAGCAACATTCCCGAAAACACAGTGTACTCAGGACCCATTTCCCAGAACTCGAACCAGAGAGTGACGCTGTCCCAGTTGAGGCAGAAGCACAAGAAGTCCGAACCCATCTCCATGGTCACTGCCTACGATTACCCTTCCGCAGTGCACGTGGACATGGCCGGAATTGACATCTGCCTCGTCGGTGATTCCGCAGCCATGGTGGTTCACGGTTACGACACCACTCTTCCCATCACCATCGATGAAATGCTCGTTCATTGCCGCGCAGTGGCTCGTGGAGCCAAAACACCTCTTCTTGTTGGGGACTTGCCTTTTGGAACATATGAATGCAGCCCCAACCAG GCAGTGGATGCTGCAGTACGGATTTTGAAAGAAGGGGGAATGGATGCCATAAAATTGGAAGGAGGGTCCCCTTCGAGAATTGTTGCTGCAAAAGCTATTGTTGAGGCTGGAATAGCAGTGATGGGGCATGTTGGGCTTACTCCCCAGGCCATTAGTGTTTTAGGGGGATTTAGACCTCAAGGAAGGAATGTTGCTAGTGCTGTCAAG GTTGTGGAGACGGCATTGGCTTTACAGGAAGCAGGGTGCTTCTCGGTTGTTCTAGAATGTGTGCCTGCCCCTGTGGCTGCTGCAGCAACAGCAGCCCTTCAAATTCCGACAATCGGAATTGGAGCTGGACCCTTTTGCAGTGGACAG GTGCTAGTTTATCATGATCTGCTTGGTATGCTACAACACCCCCACCATGCAAAG GTTACTCCAAAATTTTGTAAGCAATATGCCCGTGTTGGAGATGTCATCACTAAAGCATTAGTGGAGTATAAGGAAGATGTGATAAATGGTTCATTTCCTGATGCTCAGCATAGCCCATATAAGATCAGTGAAACAGATGCTAATGGTTTCTTAAATGAGTTGCAAAGGTTAGGTTTTGACAAGGCAGCATCTGCGGTGTCTGATGCAGTTCAGAAAATGGTTACAAACAAGTCAATTGGTGAAAGAAACTCAACAAAGTGA